The proteins below come from a single Benincasa hispida cultivar B227 chromosome 4, ASM972705v1, whole genome shotgun sequence genomic window:
- the LOC120075583 gene encoding protein PSK SIMULATOR 1: MVSESWFRSLWKPPRKRDSTQKVVIGVLAFEIASLMSKLVHLWQSLSDKQVGRLREEINNSLGLKKLVSDDDEYIVRLICAEMTESLAHVAKSVARLGKKCSDPSLKNFEHVFDALIQIGADPYGWIYSWKKMEKKVKKMETFISVNANLYQEMEMLADLEQTLRRMKVNDDSDVINLVEFQKKVAWKQQEVKNLREMSLWKRTYDYTILHLARSLFTIFSRIKHVFEIEQSVDTDGSNDSRDMNSDYIARSQSVSSLMQSMVHPSENGLTKFASGPLKRFTTKSGPISKTTKPNNFYSGPLGGSITKSGPISGPGSGTNRNFNSYSGPLTSSAIRSGPISGIDNKTHQKNWLVGGYSSLFNGKKSHQKPNRLTQVGPFKGCMISGPSSMVANCHISSNGYHSQLISGAKDTGMTVDHCDRANPCKQLLSTKRRLLDAPPETLGGAALALHYANVIIVIEKLAASPHLIGLDARDDLYNMLPAKVRANLRAALKPYAKSLASSTYDTGLAGEWNEAITGILEWLAPLAHNMVRWQSERSFEQQNFVSRTNMLLVQTLFFANQEKTEAVITELLVGLNYLWKFGRELNAKALNECASSRIHDEYLDIVG; encoded by the coding sequence ATGGTTTCAGAATCTTGGTTTCGCAGCCTTTGGAAGCCTCCAAGGAAGCGTGATTCCACGCAGAAGGTTGTTATTGGAGTATTAGCTTTTGAAATTGCTAGCTTGATGTCCAAGTTGGTTCATCTATGGCAGTCTTTGAGCGACAAGCAAGTCGGGAGATTGAGGGAAGAGATAAACAATTCGTTGGGCCTAAAGAAGCTTGTGTCGGATGACGATGAATATATTGTACGTCTAATATGTGCAGAGATGACAGAGAGTTTAGCTCATGTGGCCAAATCTGTTGCCAGGCTTGGAAAGAAATGCAGTGATCCTAGTTTAAAAAATTTCGAGCATGTTTTTGATGCTTTAATTCAAATAGGTGCCGATCCGTATGGTTGGATATACTCATGGAAGAAGATGGAAAAGAAAGTGAAGAAGATGGAAACCTTTATTTCAGTCAATGCAAATTTGTATCAGGAGATGGAAATGCTTGCAGATCTTGAGCAAACTTTAAGGAGGATGAAGGTTAATGACGACTCGGATGTTATAAACCTTGTTGAGTTTCAAAAGAAGGTTGCATGGAAGCAGCAGGAGGTGAAAAATTTGCGAGAGATGTCACTTTGGAAAAGGACCTATGATTATACAATCCTTCATCTAGCTAGATCCCTATTCACCATATTCAGTAGGATCAAACATGTATTTGAAATTGAGCAGAGTGTGGATACTGACGGATCAAATGATTCACGAGATATGAATTCTGACTATATAGCACGTAGTCAATCAGTGTCTTCGTTAATGCAATCCATGGTGCATCCCTCTGAGAATGGTCTTACTAAATTTGCTTCGGGTCCCCTTAAGAGGTTTACAACTAAATCAGGGCCAATTTCGAAAACAACTAAACCCAATAATTTTTATTCAGGTCCTCTTGGTGGCTCTATTACGAAGTCTGGTCCTATTTCAGGCCCTGGTTCTGGAACCAATAGAAATTTCAACTCTTATTCAGGTCCTCTCACAAGTTCAGCAATAAGATCAGGTCCAATTTCTGGAATTGACAATAAAACCCATCAGAAGAATTGGCTTGTCGGTGGCTACTCTTCACTATTTAATGGGAAGAAATCTCATCAGAAGCCAAACAGACTGACTCAAGTTGGACCTTTTAAAGGATGCATGATATCTGGCCCTAGTTCTATGGTTGCCAATTGCCACATTAGTTCTAATGGGTATCATTCTCAGCTTATCAGTGGAGCCAAAGATACTGGAATGACTGTTGATCATTGCGATCGAGCCAATCCTTGCAAACAGTTGCTCAGCACCAAGCGCCGATTGTTGGATGCCCCACCTGAGACTCTTGGCGGTGCTGCTTTGGCACTGCACTATGCAAATGTCATTATTGTAATTGAGAAGCTTGCTGCATCTCCTCATTTGATTGGCCTGGATGCTAGGGATGATCTATACAATATGCTGCCAGCTAAAGTTCGAGCTAACCTTAGGGCAGCCCTAAAGCCATATGCTAAAAGCTTGGCTTCATCTACGTATGACACAGGTCTTGCAGGAGAGTGGAACGAGGCAATAACTGGAATATTGGAGTGGCTTGCTCCACTGGCTCATAACATGGTTAGATGGCAATCTGAACGTAGTTTTGAACAACAGAATTTTGTTTCCAGGACCAATATGcttcttgtacaaactcttttcttTGCAAATCAAGAAAAGACCGAAGCAGTCATTACTGAACTTCTTGTTGGTCTGAATTACCTATGGAAGTTTGGTAGAGAACTCAATGCAAAAGCTCTCAATGAGTGTGCCAGCAGTAGAATACATGATGAATATTTGGATATTGTTGGGTAA